Proteins from one Verrucomicrobiaceae bacterium genomic window:
- the acnA gene encoding aconitate hydratase AcnA encodes MNTPQTFTTGNGSAGKFYSLPALEAAGIGKVSKLPVSIRIVLESLLRNFDGKKVTEADVKNLANWNAKSPGEYEIPFTVARIVLQDFTGVPLLVDLAAMRSKVKQLGKNPKMVEPLVPVDLVVDHSVQVDFAGTQQALNQNLALEFERNKERYQFLKWGEQAFDTFKVVPPGIGIVHQVNLEYLAKGVLEKDGVYYPDSLVGTDSHTTMINGLGVVGWGVGGIEAEAGMLGQPVTFLVPEVVGVYLTGALKEGVTATDLVLEVTQKLRQLGVVGKFVEFYGPGAVSLPVTDRATIANMAPEYGATMGFFGVDEETVAYLRGTGRSEELCKTVEAYYKAQGMWGIPTEKGSIEFTTEMEIDLSGVVPCVSGPKRPQDRIEVPALKTKFRDLLGADVKAGGFGKAESFKPAEVVVNSKADTKDTITDGSVLIAAITSCTNTSNPSVMLAAGLLAKKANAKGLTVKPSVKTSLGPGSRVVTDYLTKTGLQVELDKLGFQTVGYGCTTCIGNSGPLDAGIEDVVKGQDVVAASVLSGNRNFEARVHQSIKANFLMSPPLVVAYAIAGTVDIDLSKDELVAGSGVYLKDIWPTLKEVRDAMESALSPDVFRKLYTDFASQNPKWNEIQGSIGEVFEWDGKSTYIQHPPFFADFSMTPGDIVNIEGARPLGIFGDSVTTDHISPAGAIKKASPAGRFLTDNGVTQADFNSYGSRRGNDLVMTRGTFANVRIKNLMLGGKEGGDTLLQPAGTEMSIYDAAEAYKAAGTPSIILGGEDYGMGSSRDWAAKGTRLLGVKAVITKSFERIHRSNLVGMGVLPCNFKNKADYDKVKDLADATFDLLGLSNDFKPMSEATLRVHKSDGTSFDIPLVVRIDTPVEIDYYRAGGILPYVLAQILRANG; translated from the coding sequence ATGAATACCCCTCAAACCTTCACCACTGGCAACGGCTCCGCCGGCAAGTTTTACTCCCTCCCGGCTCTTGAGGCCGCAGGCATCGGCAAAGTCTCGAAGCTGCCGGTTTCCATCCGTATCGTGCTGGAGTCGCTGCTGCGCAATTTTGACGGCAAGAAGGTCACTGAGGCGGATGTGAAGAATCTGGCGAACTGGAACGCGAAGAGCCCTGGCGAGTATGAAATCCCCTTCACCGTCGCTCGCATCGTGCTTCAAGACTTCACGGGCGTGCCGCTTCTGGTCGATCTGGCTGCGATGCGCTCGAAGGTGAAGCAGCTCGGCAAGAACCCGAAGATGGTCGAGCCGCTGGTGCCGGTCGATCTCGTGGTGGACCACTCGGTGCAGGTCGATTTCGCCGGCACGCAGCAGGCGCTGAATCAAAACCTCGCGCTGGAGTTTGAGCGCAACAAGGAGCGCTACCAGTTCCTGAAATGGGGCGAGCAGGCCTTTGACACCTTCAAAGTGGTGCCCCCCGGCATCGGCATCGTGCATCAGGTGAACCTCGAATACCTCGCGAAGGGTGTTTTGGAGAAAGACGGCGTGTATTACCCGGATTCACTCGTCGGCACGGACTCGCACACGACGATGATCAATGGCCTCGGCGTCGTGGGTTGGGGCGTGGGCGGCATTGAGGCCGAAGCAGGCATGCTCGGCCAGCCGGTGACCTTCCTGGTGCCGGAAGTCGTGGGCGTTTACCTCACCGGAGCGCTCAAAGAAGGCGTCACCGCCACCGACCTCGTGCTCGAAGTCACTCAGAAGCTGCGCCAGCTCGGCGTCGTCGGAAAATTCGTCGAATTCTACGGCCCCGGCGCGGTCAGCCTGCCGGTCACCGATCGTGCGACCATCGCGAACATGGCACCTGAGTATGGCGCGACGATGGGCTTCTTCGGCGTGGACGAAGAAACCGTCGCCTACCTGCGCGGCACCGGCCGCAGCGAAGAGCTTTGCAAGACCGTCGAGGCTTACTACAAAGCGCAGGGCATGTGGGGCATCCCCACCGAGAAGGGCAGCATCGAATTCACCACCGAGATGGAGATCGACCTCAGCGGCGTGGTGCCCTGCGTGTCCGGTCCGAAGCGTCCGCAGGACCGCATCGAGGTGCCTGCTTTGAAGACGAAGTTCCGCGACCTGCTCGGCGCGGATGTGAAGGCCGGTGGTTTCGGCAAAGCGGAGTCCTTCAAGCCCGCCGAAGTCGTCGTGAACAGCAAAGCCGACACGAAAGACACCATCACCGACGGCTCCGTGCTCATCGCCGCCATCACGAGCTGCACAAACACCTCCAACCCGAGCGTCATGCTCGCCGCAGGTCTGCTCGCGAAGAAAGCGAACGCCAAGGGCCTCACCGTGAAGCCTTCGGTGAAGACCAGCCTCGGCCCAGGCAGCCGCGTCGTGACCGATTACCTCACCAAGACCGGCCTCCAGGTCGAGCTCGACAAGCTCGGCTTCCAGACCGTCGGCTACGGCTGCACCACCTGCATCGGCAACTCCGGCCCTCTCGACGCCGGCATTGAAGATGTCGTCAAAGGCCAGGACGTCGTCGCCGCCTCCGTGCTCTCCGGGAACCGCAACTTTGAGGCCCGCGTGCATCAGAGCATCAAGGCAAACTTCCTCATGTCGCCCCCGCTCGTCGTCGCCTACGCCATCGCCGGCACCGTCGATATCGACTTGAGCAAGGACGAGCTCGTCGCCGGCAGCGGCGTCTATTTGAAGGACATCTGGCCCACGCTCAAAGAAGTGCGCGATGCCATGGAGTCCGCGCTTTCGCCCGATGTCTTCCGCAAGCTCTACACCGACTTCGCTTCGCAAAATCCGAAGTGGAACGAGATCCAGGGCAGCATCGGCGAGGTCTTCGAGTGGGACGGCAAATCCACCTACATCCAGCATCCGCCCTTCTTCGCCGACTTCAGCATGACCCCCGGCGACATCGTGAATATTGAAGGCGCACGCCCGCTCGGCATCTTCGGCGACAGCGTCACCACCGACCACATCAGCCCTGCCGGAGCCATCAAGAAAGCCAGCCCCGCCGGCCGATTCCTCACGGACAACGGCGTCACGCAGGCCGATTTCAACAGCTACGGCAGCCGTCGCGGCAATGACCTCGTCATGACCCGCGGCACTTTTGCTAATGTCCGCATCAAGAACCTCATGCTCGGCGGCAAAGAAGGCGGCGACACGCTGCTCCAGCCCGCAGGGACTGAAATGAGCATCTACGACGCTGCTGAGGCCTACAAAGCCGCTGGCACGCCAAGCATCATCCTCGGCGGTGAAGACTACGGCATGGGCTCCAGCCGCGACTGGGCCGCCAAAGGCACCCGTCTTCTCGGCGTGAAGGCCGTCATCACCAAGAGCTTCGAGCGCATCCACCGCAGCAATCTCGTCGGCATGGGCGTCCTGCCCTGCAACTTCAAGAACAAGGCCGACTACGACAAGGTCAAAGACCTCGCCGATGCCACCTTCGACCTCCTGGGCCTGTCCAACGACTTCAAGCCCATGAGCGAAGCCACCCTCCGCGTCCACAAGTCCGACGGCACGTCCTTCGACATCCCGTTGGTCGTCCGCATCGACACCCCCGTCGAAATCGACTACTACCGCGCCGGCGGCATCCTGCCCTACGTCCTCGCGCAGATCCTGCGTGCGAATGGGTGA